The genome window GAAATAGCTCATGgattttgtatttaaaaaagtATCACCCAAACATTAATCACACAAGTCAAAATCATATGCGTTCTTTTGATGAAGGTATACTGTTTGACATCAGATGAAGTGAGCTCAACTTGGAATGCcagcagagatgctgctgaGCAGTACAACCAGGACATGTGAGTGAGAAACCTCTACACATGCAGTAGAGGTACATGTCAGTCTCTGATATGACTGTCTTTACATTTGGATAGGTTTTAAAAATACCTTTATGTCTGtcattgtcaaaaaaaatgtccaacttGTGTAATTTGTCATCTGGTTTGTCTTTTGTAGCTTTGATGCATTAGTGCTGAGATTTGAAGCTCCAGACTCCAGGAACCGGTGGGACAGTCCTCTCTTCACCGTCCTGAAAGACGACACACTTCCCTATGAAGCCATTTCTGATGCActtttcaaaagaaaagcaCCCCCGCCTAACCAGTCTACACAGAGTGTAagagacatgcacacaacaaGCATACGACGTTAAGTGGAAGTAAATGCATGTTCTGTCATGCTGCCTTTTTGATCTGATTGTAAAAGAgattctttttctctgcagcaacCTTTGTCCTCTACAAACTTCTTGTACGAGTTGGACAAGATCACACAGGATGTGTTAATGGTATGTCTTCATATTTTttggggtgggtgggtgggctGGGATCTCTGTGGGACGATCTCCTGCTTTCTTTGCTGAAGTCAGTCATATTTAAAATCACAAACGTGAGACCCACACATCAAAAATAATGGGCCGAGGAGTCGTAATCCGTTTCAGTTCATAAAACATAGAAAGATAATGCATGTATCCACAAGCAGGTGTACTAATGGCGAGGAAATGCCTGAAACCAAACAATCCTGGGCCGTCATTGAACGCCAACTCGTCATTAAATCAATAATTCAACCATCGTAAGTTGTCTGATGACGTGAACCCATCTTTGCAATGTCTGCCATCCCGCCCACATGATGTGAACGTGGCATGAATAACAAATCAGCAGAACAGAACAAGTGACAACTTATCGGCTCATAGTGATGAGCAGACAAAGAGCACCAAATAGAGTCGATCGTATGCAAATAATTACATAACACAAGGTAAAATCTGACAAACAAGTATATACTAATGCTGAAGTCATGAAGGGAGGGCACGCTGGTGATAGGAGGGAGGAAACCCTATAATTACTTGTTCCTCATTTcgataaagagaaaaacaaagcaatctTTGTTCCAAATTCCCTGCCCAGTCGCTGGGAAGAATCCCATCAATAACCCAGAACATCAAGATGTACTCTTATATTAATCAATTCTGAGACTTGCGTTGTCTGCTTGTCTTATCAGCCATATTTGTTACATGAAAGAAGATTTCAGCCAGGACACTCTCGTGGTCCTGCTGGTCGAGGTCACGTCTGGAACAAACACCGGGATGCGCCCTGAACACATgctgaaaacatgcaaatttcaCATACAACTCAGTGCTCATACAGGGGGAGGCTGCGGAGGTGGAGGGAGTTAAATGTCCCTCCACCAATTGTGTGCATGCTGAATGAGTGTTCCATGTGATGCATATCGATGCTTTTTGTGGCACAAGTGGTGAAATTATTGGCGGGGGCAGTATTGACATCAGCTGTCTGCTACGCCTGGCAAGAAGTTTTTAGCTTCCCTCTGTAAacgtcctgttttttttttttttaaatgcctttGCGTCTTAAATTATTGATCTACCTATTGATGTGCGTTAGATGGGTTGTGTCTGCTAATTGCTGTTGGCCAATAAGAAATCACCCACTCTGTTCCTTTAGTAAGCTATTGAGTACACCTGTTAATGGCCTGAAACTGTCTTTTGTGTTGCATGTTCTTCCATACTGAAGTCTATATGGACAATAATGTTTTCAATCTTGCGCTTGTCATCTTCTTAAACTATTTTTTGTGCTGCACTGACTACTATTTTATGCCTTAATTGGATTAGCCAACTGCCTAAGCGAGTTGTATTTCTCAGTAAAACATTTCCCTCTATATATAATGTGTTTAACAAAggtaattaatttttttcttttcatttttttttttttaaggcaatTTTTAATGCACAGAAGACAAGTGTTCCCGGGGATCTCATTTCAGTTCCGGGAGCAACAGAAAAGATATCCTTTTTGTACACATTCACATGTCCACAGTTTTATCTGAAAGAACGTTTTCCGTTGATCAGATTTTGGCTGTTCTGTTTCTACGTGTGACGTCACGAGTCCAGAGAGCAGCGATCTTTCCAGCTAATCACTGTCTGAAATTTGTATTGCCTCTTTTAATTTACGCTGACTCACTTTCATCGTCTACCTCCTGAGGAAAGTCATATTCCCTCACCAGCAGGAGGCAAAGTACTCCATGTGAAATGAGTCGTTAGAAGGGGAAGGTGCATGAATGCCTGTCCTTcaaagagctgaaaatgaaaggtGCATTAAACGATCACTGCTAAAGGTCTTGCCTGTAATAACATACTGTGGGATTCAGTATGCGGGAGAGAAACCAAATTACATAGATAAGTGGATTTTCATTGGCAGCTGCACCGTTTCAGACGTTCTCAGAAGCAAACACTTTGATTTTCTCCTTTGAACATGTTGGTCCCAGCTGAGACTAACCAAAAAGTACATTAGGTTCTGCACCGGTCAGCCTTTAAGGACAGGCGTATAATTTAAATTTGAGATTACATCAGTAACGTTCAGTACTTTATATTGTTTAATTGTGTTGTTCCCCTCAAAGGTTAAGATGTGATGCTGTGACCTTCAGATGCTTTTGGTCTGTTAATTATCACTTCTTCAATGTTCAGTACTGTAGAAAATGTGAGGCGGATTTGCTTCTTCGTGTGAGCCCGACGGTTTGCAGGCATAAAGATCTTACTTGAAATGACCTTAACCTGACGTTCAACATCGAGATCACCAGGAGCGTCAACATGGCAGAGCTGAGGAAGTTGCGGCGCCAGTTCATCAGCTACACCAAGATGCACCCAACAGAGAACACCGGACACATTTCCAACATGTTTGTGCAGTATTTAAATAAGAGTCTTCACTGAAGTTTTTTAGCAttggttcattttttttattactgtctgtgagaaataaataatttaaatatttgttgtgTCGTTGTCTGTTAATGGCCATTTTAGAATGATTCAGTTTCAGTTGCAAacattaaatgagaaaaatctgaataaaaattAAAGTAGCCTGACAAGAAACAGTCATTTGTATAATATGCACAAATAAATTTTGAGGCACAGCAAGCACAACAGCCGTGAAAGCAATCTGTGAAGCTGAAGACATATGAgacaaaaacatctcatttcaGGGTCTGTTTATCCCATGTTTCCAAAGCTTTGAGCCACATCTTATGgccttcctcagcagatgggGCTGCtcggttgtcatggagatgaaACACCAAGGAATTGAACTTTGTGttgagatttatttatttattttgctacAGCTAACTGCTATGTCAAAGGTCAAGACTGAACCttcaaactcaacaaaacaGGATGTGTTTATCATTCCTGGCCTCCACATGCAATTATATAATCAGTAAAtatgtgttttgctgtgtcaTTTTCTTTAATGAACTCCACCGTTGGGTCAGTCTTGAACACTCAGTCCGGTCAAAGCTCAGCACATTCTCAAGTAAGAGTTAACATGAATTCACCTTGTGTTGAACTTGACCTCTCGGTGACAAGCCCGACTAATTTTCAAAAGCTCTTTATTCCTTTGTGGAATTTGTAAGCAAAATATTGCTGAGTTGAGTAAAAGCTCTTTCAGCTCTTTCTTTGAATTATGTAAGAAGATTGTGAGAAAACCAACAACAGGAAGTTGGTCTTGCTTTgcttgcatatatatatatattggaaTTAGTTGAATGTTATTATGCACATATAATGCATGGAGTAATGTATTGATCACCATTAGAAACAAGAGTGGGAGAATCTTGGTAAACAAAGTGGTTTTATTGAATGAAACCCcataaaaaatacaacttttatAATGTTTTTTACAAGTTTAGTTCCTCCATTGAGAGAGCAGCCTTTCAAAGAAAACCTGGTGGAGCAGCAAAGAGGCAGCAAGTGCTACAAAATTAGAGACaataagcaattaaaaataatggatTTGACAggattttaaatattaatcatgGCTTTAACACTGTGacatgaaggagaagaagaaaaaccaCCAGGCATGCAGTATTTACAGAATTGCATTCACTTGCTATTATCTTATAGTTTTTTTCTTCAGAGGAACAGCTGTGCCAAAGATTCTGTCCCAGTGGCTGAAGAAAGGAGCGTAGTTACTGCTCGGCTTCTGGTGATGCATGTCATGAGCCGGCGCACCGCCCAGCAGACCAAAAGGCACCAGGTGGTTGAGGGTCCACGGCAGGTCATAGCCTATGTGGTCCTCCACAGACATCCAGATGCTGAAGACCGTGATGCACCATGTGGTCAGTGGGTGGCACTTTAAAAGAATGGGGTCCTGGTTGCTCCAGAATCCAACAGTCATCAGTTCTGGGATGCTGAGCTGCTCGGTCGACCAAGAGAAAGGCGCCATGTATTCATGGTGGATCGCATGGATCCACCGGTAAAGCTGCGGATGCTTGTGATGTATGAAATGCCAAATATAGTACTGAGTGTCAAAGAGGAGAAGCACAGCCAGCCCACCAACAAATACCTCATATAGAGAGGGAGCATCCTTTGGTAGTGTTGGTGTGGGCAGGATGAACATGGCAATTATTACAGCAGGCAGGACAAAGAATATGTGGTTATACAGCGCTGTCATGAAGCTTTTAGCCATCATTCCCACTGTTGGCTGCCTGTCTGGTTGGATCTTGTACTGATAGAACAAAGGCACTCTTTCTCCCAAGAGATCCAGTGCAGCAAAAGGTACGCTGAAGAAGAAATAGCTGGAGAAGGCGAGTAGGACGGGGAAAAaaggagatgagatgagaggcAGGTGGTGTAAAAGCAAATAATCCCAGAACGGCTGCAGGAGACGATCCGAAGGCCTGGGgggcaggagctgcagagggagctcACTGATGTTCATCATCCCGCTGTGGTGCCACCgacggctgctgctgctgctgcaaagctGAGGATCAAGACAAAGTTCTGCCTTTATATAGTGGAGTTCAACAGAAGAGGCTTTTCTCTCAGTCAGAACagaccagcagccccccctCCCAACCCCCAGCAGCTCAGTGTCGACAGGCAGACCTTCACAAGAAGATTAACAGAAACATTCAAGAACACGCATTAGACAAAACAGACTGACAAGCTTTAACTCTATCAACTACTACAAGGTTAAACGATTTTAATGCAAAGTAggacaaaaacagttttggtaaaagagaaaatattccTGTTTTCTTACTGAAGCTGCAGAATAGATCTCTCAACATCTTAAAATTAAATCACTAAACAATCCCTTAATTTAGTGTTGATCAAACATGGCATGTCATGATTAGGGAAAATCATCAGAATGATTTCTGTAACTCCAAGATGGATTACAATGCTGGAGTGCGTGAATTTACAAGGTTGCCTTTTAACACGATCTGTAATCTGATCAAAACTCCCCATGCATTTCTCCTCTGCTAATTCTGTCTATCCTATTAAATGTAATAACTTCAACAGTTAAACCTTGACAAATGTGCAGGAGTTAAGGACAAACTCACAAGTCCTCCAATTCAATCCACATTAAATCTTCAGACTTTACATATCGGATCCAAATATTAACACTTCTCACACAGAATGATCATGTCATGATTTATTGGGAAAAACTGACAATTTCATTGAAATCATATCATGAATTACATAATGTGCTTTCAAAAATTAAGGCAGTgatgctcttcttcttcttcttcttcttcatcttcgtcttcttcttcttctgctctcacCACCATCTACTTCTTTTCACTGGCTGCTTTCCGTGAAATCGTTTTATTGGTGTTGGTATATTTTTGTCGATCATTtctgaagagaaagaaaaaaacaaattcttaACCTTTAAACCACtgaaagaaatgtctttttcaatgaataaaatgtttccACTActatcattgtgttttcatcagtccTGTTAACAATAAACTTAGAcgacacttagaataacaatctgaacctgtcagtggcaaaaacaagcacctTTAGTAGACGTTCGTACTTTCACAGGCCCATTTGCCCCCAAGGATTACTGCTCAACCATTGCAGCTTGTCTCGCAGCTGTTGGCTGAGACGTTCTACTGGACCAGTTCCAAACGTTTTGTACCTATTTGTCATTTAGACcccaaaacatgaaaaacctAAAATACTCAAATTACCCCTTTCAAGCGTTCAAGTTTATTATTAATGTGACTGATGACAACATAATGGCAGCAGTAGAAACGTGGTTAGGAGGATGTACTTGttcattttgactttgtttCTGCATCCCAGTCCTCCCTCCCAGTGGCTGGTGTGTGAACCTTTTGTCATCATGCTTCCACAGCTGATGCACGGCTTTCCATTGCCGTATatctgcaacaacaaacaatgcAGGGCTGAAGTTTAACATCGGCATTTATGCATTCATGTCTCTAGATAGAGaaaaatttgtatttttcaagGAATGTAATGACCCGATCAAGACAACACATATGGACTTCTAGTACTGCCCTCCATTTTTCAAATCGAATGTCCAGCCACAACTGACCTGTTCTTTGGCGCAGTAACCACAGATCATCCTGGTGGCCAGTTCCATGGGGTGGTCCTGGTCCTCATCGTGGCACACATCACAGGGGTAAGCCCGGCCACAGCAGGGAAACCTGAGGGCAGTCAGTGTCACAAAGCTTTCATGATATTCTGTAAGTTCTTCTCAGAGCTTCCATGGTCAGACTTGTGAAACGAGAGTGACAACGATACCTCAGCCAGCGATGGCTCTGTTTGTAGTGTTTGCAGGTTCCTTTCTCTGGCAGTGGCTTCCCCTTTTGCACAGCGGGGTCTCTTATCTTATAATTAACAGCACAAGCACTTGAACCTgcaaaaggggagaaaaaaacacattatatcGGCCTGTCTGGTCTGTTTAGGTACAGCAAAAAGTTTGCATATGCATAGATGTGCTCATATTTAAAGGGTttcatgtgctgtgtgtatCTTTTTACATAACAATGTGAGGTAACAATGATCAGAGAGCCAATTGTGGCAGTTTGCTGTTGCAAGATCTTGAACCTCTGTTGATCCTTTTGATAGCAAATGTAGGTGAGCTCTGACCTGCTTTGTTGGTGCGAGGCTGTATATACTGGAATCTTGTGCTGTCAGCCAAAATGCTGAGTTTGCTGTGGCAGTGTTCACAATTAAACTCCTTTGTTTGACCATAGGAAAGGTTCTGATGAAAATTACAGACCAAAAAAAAGCTATTTCAGAAGAAGGCCATTGCTCATCAGGATGTTTTTATCACAGCTGATTTCCACATAAAACAGATGTGTAGTGTTAAGCAGGACATCCTTTTTCACCTGCACAGGACCCTCCTGGGAGCAGCTGAGGCAGCCCACAGTGAGTTCACACTCCTGGAGCACAAGGTCAGCAGGTGTAGCATTGTGAAGGTCCAGGTATCCCAGGACATCGCTGTAATGGTGCAGCATGCAGGGCCTGAATGCAGCATTGATGCTTGCACTGCACTTTTCACACTGAGCTGTGCAGGGTGCCCTTCCAGTCAGTGTCAGGTCTGCAGTGACCTTGCACCtgcacacagtgtacacagtaCACATACAGTCAAGCTTTGAGTGCTGGTCATTCTGATTAAACAAACTAATATGTGATATGGACATGGCATTTAGCTCTTTTTTCCTTACCTGTTACATTGAAGGCAAATAGTTATCCTTTGGGCTGCCACGGTGGCTGTGTTCTCTCCCAGCCTCAGTCCCAGCAGCTTCACCTCTGTGCCTCTGCGAGGGTCACTGATCTTAATGTTCTCCACCAAATGActggcctcctcctctttctccagctgctgcccTTCATCACAAtctgctccctcctgctgcactAACCTTCCaccctccactctcctctcacCTTCTGTCTTTTCCCATTTCCCCTCACCACTGGCATCCtcatctgcatctgcagcagTGTGAGACGCAGGGTCAGACGAGTGATCGTTCCCAGATTtttcacacactgctgcctggaGCTCTTGGTATGATATAAACTGCAATCCAGCCTTTTCCAGATCAGTGTCTTTTTTCAActgtaaaaacattcaaaacaagaGAATTTTCAGCAGGTACtaatcagtcatttcagtaaATTAAAAGGGAGAACACATGATCACAATTCACAATCTCCTTTTCATGCAGGTTGCGGTCTCACCTGCCTGGCCCCTTCAGTGAAAAGTCTCTCCAAGCTACGATCTAGCCAGCGAAGAAAAGGCCGGAATAACAGCTCTACCTTACCCAGAAGCTGATTGGTTGCATGCTTGGCTTGAAGCCACTCCGATGATGCTTGCTGTACATGTCTATGTAGGTAGAGATTTACAAAAACGTCAATGCAAAATGACTCTaaacattaaatgttaaaataaactgcaaatgCTTTTACCTTTGCATTACCAGTGGCAGATCCTGATCCAACGGTATGTCCAGTGTGAAAATCTAGGAAAATGTATCAAGGTGAAGAGGAACTGTTCTTTCCATGGCACCCATTTACTGTATTGTTTAATTACAGATCATGTGGTGTAAATTGAAGCAGTGGTCTTTACCTCCTGGGGGTAACTGTCTGGGAAGCTCACCATGATGTCAATTTCTTTCAGGTCAAAAGGCTGTAAGTAAAAACACAGAGTTAACACATTTCCAGATAATATTGTGATGTAATTCATATCTATGGAACCTAGtatcaaaacaaagcaagaaaaagtTAGCTCATAATGGATTTACAGGAAAACTTGGCTATGATTTACTCTGCACAAGGGGTTAGTGGCTTAGAAACACCATAAGGGAATAGTGGAGTACCAAATAAATCTTTTGAAAATACTTGTTTGCAAATGAGCCAAGTTTTAATCACTGCTTTACCCCATTTCCCATTTAATAAATAGGCTTAATTTAATCTCAGTTGTGCCGCTTAATTGATACAAATCCTATGTTATCCTGTACTAATTAACAATTAATCTATCGCAGCAAAATTACCATTGGTGCTGTTACAGCATAGTAGGAAGGGTTCTACTACTTATTACAATATCTGTGGAGAGGCTTCGGTATTTGTCTGCAAATACAGTCCCACTCTGTGTTGATCAGTTAAAGTTCAAGTTCACAAGTTaaaactgtgctgtgctgtttcaTAGAAGTCATATGTGGGTGGATTTAAGATTGAAGCTCTCAGGGAAGGAGTGGAGAAAGAAAGTAGAAGATAATGTTTACCCAGTCAGGGTCAGTGGCCACGACTGTCGCCCTGTAGTAAATAACTTTGCCATCACTTCTTTCCTGAATAATCAGCTGGTCTTTGGGAAAACGCTTCTTCAACTGCTTGATCTCTGTGTCTCGTAACTGCTTGGCGACATCCTCTGTCAGGTCACAAAGCTTGACCTCCTGGAGGATGCTGGGACGGGGCACTGGTGGCATCCTCTGGGTAGGTCTTGTGTAATTGCCAGGAACAGGCTGGTCATCCAATCGGGGTAACTGTGGTGGATGCCAGAAGCGACATCTGTCTTCCATGGTGCAGTGCCCCGAGATAAAGTAGCGACATGGGCGGTGGCCGACTACTGGGGCAACCCTGGAGCTACCAGTGGGAGGTGGCCTGTGCCCTACATGGCCCTCTGAGTTTGGAGATGTGACGTCTGAATGGCTTGGTGTCCTGATGGTTTCCTTCTCATGAGCTCTGGCATCATCTCTCACATGTAGAAACCTGCATTTCTTGCCAAAACTGCAGTGTCTTCCTTGAGAGAAGAAGCGACAAAGATGCTGTGTATGAACCACAGGCTCCGATTCATCTATCTTCCCGCCCTCGCCATCCTCCATCATTTTTAACACCTGGATGAATGAATAGAGCAACACAGATTATAGAGATGTATGTGCTTCTTTGATATGTATGTAAACACTATAGGAGTAAAATTAagtggacacaaacaaaacacccCTTTGTGATTTACTGAGGTCAGGAACAGATGCTGGGCAGTGAGAACATTGACGTTCTTCACAACCAAACCAGGAAAACGATTTCTTTATGGGGGTCATTGTCATGTTGGAAGAGACAATGGTCTTCCCAAGGAACACCATCTCCTAAAACAGGGGTTTCCAACCTTAAAACAATGTCCACTTGAGACCCCTTATCACAGGTTATAACCCCaaatgtggagtaaaaagtaagCAGTTCAACCAAGGAGTGATTTTCCTTCTCAGAATGTTTCATTTGAAGGATTTAGAAGACAGGAAAGTATTTCACAAGTAggaaaaatcagagaaaaacCCCACATTATTTTGTGCAACAGAAGTACCGGGTCATTTTTTCTTGGGAGACCCTTTAGGGGTCCTGACCCCAAGGTCACTAGTCTAAAATATCATTATATCTCATGCACCTACAGaaattaaattgtatttttggGGGTGTCTATTACAGCATACACatgtcttctgttttcttttgaacaAAACCATCAGGAGTTTTGATTCTTTTCATCTACAACTAGATGATGATACTTTATTTCGGTACAGCCAATCAAATTAAGTCTCCTCTTCACCTGCACTCtagcagctgctgtcaatcaaacacaggcACCTCCTTCAGGAAAAGAAGCAGTTTTGATATTTCCCCAAAAAACAGACTATCACAagatgagattaaaaaaaaacaaaccctgaagATCTGAACTATGTGCACAGGGCTGGGTAAAATATTAATCTCAAATGTGTCTCTGTAAAACACCTCACATATTTAATGGCTTATCAGATGGACCTTAACCTGTTTTACAGCTGAACTTGGATGATCTAGTTATATAAAATATCTATGAGGTTAGAATTACCCGTAaaagtttttgttgaaattggTTAACTAGATTTAGCATATACAAATAGACAGGGGTCCATTCATTGTCCGCATTATCTTTAATAGTATTTAAGTAGCCTAACATTACCCTCTTAACAACAGAATCACACCGTTTTGTTGTTCCCAACACAGAAAGACCGATGTTAGCTAAACTTTGCGCACAGTTGCAAGGGGCCTGTGTCTCTTGCCACTCAATTCAGAATACGTTATTGTTGGGAAGATGACATTACCTGAAATAAACACGAGGGTCCGTGTAAAGGTTTATCCCGTGTTATAAGAAGTGTTGTGAAGTAGCTTAACTGCTACCTGTCAAGTGATTGCGTTACGTGCTACAGGAAACGTACTCGCACGCACAACGCAGTAGTTTACGTCATTACGTACGACGACAAGTTCCGAATCGTTTGGAGGTAACAATCGGGTCCGCAAGGCGACCACCACACGtatttacattatatataaagCTTATGGAGATTTTACTTACAGGCTGTCGAACGGTCCCCGCTGTACGTTGGATAGAAATTTGTTTTGCCGCCCTCTAGAGTTTCGGAGTGTCCACTTCTCTCCTCAGGTTCaaagttcatttatttaactttgGAAACAGCCATATGTGGTTTATTGAATAACTACTCCTGATTTCAGTACTATCACGTGATCTTTATCAGCAGCTGGAGTTTGCCCGGTCATAATGGAAGACATCCATGTTGGCTTAAAAGATGAGGTTCAAAATTCATTCTTGACGTGAGAAAACACGACCAGAGTGTATAAATAATTTGTTGCCTTGTTGCACTCAGCTGTTACTTGATACCACAAAGTGagcaaaacacaagcagacagaaaaGTCTTTGCCGTAGCTGCTGTTTCTGGCTGGAACTTCGACATTCCTCAGGCATTTATAAGATATTCATCTTCAGGATGCATTTTGCAGACACCAGCATTGATCTTTGGATAAGATGCATTGGAAATGAGTCTttgctgcagcctctgtgggACAGCCTAAAGCTCAATTACAGAGAGTATTTGAGATCTCCTCTCTTCCCCATCGTTCTGACTGTGTCTTCCTACTTCGTCTTGTGCCTTCCTTTCCTTGTTTGCGACATCATGGGAGAGCGGTGGACATGGGTGCAGCAATTCAAGATCCAACCCAGCCGTCGCCCGACAGCCTGtacactgctgcactgtgcagGTGTCACCTTGTACAACCATGTGTTTCTTGTGCTCCCGGCATCAGTGGCCCAGTGGGCATGGAGGCCACCTGTGGACCTGCCGGACCGTGCCCCATCCC of Chelmon rostratus isolate fCheRos1 chromosome 6, fCheRos1.pri, whole genome shotgun sequence contains these proteins:
- the ch25hl1.1 gene encoding cholesterol 25-hydroxylase-like protein 1, member 1, coding for MMNISELPLQLLPPRPSDRLLQPFWDYLLLHHLPLISSPFFPVLLAFSSYFFFSVPFAALDLLGERVPLFYQYKIQPDRQPTVGMMAKSFMTALYNHIFFVLPAVIIAMFILPTPTLPKDAPSLYEVFVGGLAVLLLFDTQYYIWHFIHHKHPQLYRWIHAIHHEYMAPFSWSTEQLSIPELMTVGFWSNQDPILLKCHPLTTWCITVFSIWMSVEDHIGYDLPWTLNHLVPFGLLGGAPAHDMHHQKPSSNYAPFFSHWDRIFGTAVPLKKKTIR
- the kti12 gene encoding protein KTI12 homolog, with protein sequence MPLIVMCGYPCSGKTRRAEELKVYFEQNCDRKVHIVGDGALHAEKNSVYADSQKEKNARASLKAEVERKVNKDHIVILDSLNYIKGYRYELFCLIKHAQTPHCLVYCLTSDEVSSTWNASRDAAEQYNQDIFDALVLRFEAPDSRNRWDSPLFTVLKDDTLPYEAISDALFKRKAPPPNQSTQSQPLSSTNFLYELDKITQDVLMAIFNAQKTSVPGDLISVPGATEKIEITRSVNMAELRKLRRQFISYTKMHPTENTGHISNMFVQYLNKSLH
- the si:dkey-24l11.2 gene encoding uncharacterized protein si:dkey-24l11.2 — protein: MMEDGEGGKIDESEPVVHTQHLCRFFSQGRHCSFGKKCRFLHVRDDARAHEKETIRTPSHSDVTSPNSEGHVGHRPPPTGSSRVAPVVGHRPCRYFISGHCTMEDRCRFWHPPQLPRLDDQPVPGNYTRPTQRMPPVPRPSILQEVKLCDLTEDVAKQLRDTEIKQLKKRFPKDQLIIQERSDGKVIYYRATVVATDPDWPFDLKEIDIMVSFPDSYPQEIFTLDIPLDQDLPLVMQRHVQQASSEWLQAKHATNQLLGKVELLFRPFLRWLDRSLERLFTEGARQLKKDTDLEKAGLQFISYQELQAAVCEKSGNDHSSDPASHTAADADEDASGEGKWEKTEGERRVEGGRLVQQEGADCDEGQQLEKEEEASHLVENIKISDPRRGTEVKLLGLRLGENTATVAAQRITICLQCNRCKVTADLTLTGRAPCTAQCEKCSASINAAFRPCMLHHYSDVLGYLDLHNATPADLVLQECELTVGCLSCSQEGPVQNLSYGQTKEFNCEHCHSKLSILADSTRFQYIQPRTNKAGSSACAVNYKIRDPAVQKGKPLPEKGTCKHYKQSHRWLRFPCCGRAYPCDVCHDEDQDHPMELATRMICGYCAKEQIYGNGKPCISCGSMMTKGSHTSHWEGGLGCRNKVKMNKNDRQKYTNTNKTISRKAASEKK